In Manis pentadactyla isolate mManPen7 chromosome 11, mManPen7.hap1, whole genome shotgun sequence, one DNA window encodes the following:
- the LOC130679648 gene encoding uncharacterized protein LOC130679648, with amino-acid sequence MEVNSAGTAVIPVASIEKHHQAPVGREGGSQSVGKELVTAGIQDLSWNSCVQDCKSRFHIDIPLEWNQCHPEAQGGGEDRPGGFQKQWKSTEPDSDQVCFWGHINLTPCCWSHFFLKMTDRQNPSVAEGRSLLVSKGNLVQAEFGEPRLNCRGGSCEQPACLRHTRLDQFWSPGAQGLCMWGQAGERQSSSPKGLHTPQVASTCNNTHGTGEIQKQLLQGQ; translated from the exons CACctgtgggaagggaagggggaagcCAGTCGGTGGGCAAAGAACTTGTGACAGCTG GAATCCAGGATCTCTCTTGGAACTCGTGTGTTCAAGATTGTAAAAG TCGGTTCCATATAGATATTCCACTTGAGTGGAACCAGTGCCACCCTGAAGCCCAAGGTGGTGGCGAAGACAGGCCTGGTGGCTTTCAGAAGCAGTGGAAGAGCACAGAACCAGACAGCGACCAGGTCTGCTTCTGGGGACACATCAACCTTACACCATGTTGCTGGAGTCACTTTTTCTTGAAGATGACAGACAGACAAAATCCTTCCGTAGCTGAAGGAAGAAGTCTTCTGGTAAGTAAAGGGAACTTAGTCCAGGCTGAGTTTGGGGAGCCAAGACTCAATTGTAGAGGGGGAAGTTGTGAACAGCCCGCCTGCCTCAGACATACAAGACTTGACCAATTTTGGTCCCCAGGAGCCCAGGGGCTTTGCATGTGGGGGCAGGCTGGAGAGAGGCAGAGCTCCTCACCCAAAG GTCTTCACACTCCGCAAGTCGCCAGTACTTGTAATAACACCCACGGCACGGGAGAGATTCAGAAGCAACTTCTTCAGGGCCAATAA